One genomic window of Thioclava sp. GXIMD4216 includes the following:
- a CDS encoding entericidin, with amino-acid sequence MKKLVLLGLLMVSLSACNTIAGVGDDVSDGARTVQGWMN; translated from the coding sequence ATGAAAAAGCTCGTTTTGCTTGGTCTTCTGATGGTGTCGCTGAGCGCGTGCAACACGATTGCAGGCGTCGGGGATGACGTGTCCGATGGCGCGCGCACCGTGCAGGGCTGGATGAACTGA
- a CDS encoding DsbA family oxidoreductase, translated as MIALDIFADPVCPFCLIGYERLRRALAERPGHPFQLAWHPFQLNPSMPREGMARADYLQAKFGQDGAVKMHQQLLEIAASDALPLDPLKVLRQPNTLDALRLVYWAGLEEKATAVMEGVMAAHWYEGRDIGDPRELVRIAQAAGLDGTMIGRLLASDADCDTIASRDAHARERGITAVPTFIVANTHAITGTQPKELWLKVIDELSGAPSDAILN; from the coding sequence ATGATCGCGCTTGATATCTTTGCCGACCCGGTCTGCCCCTTCTGCCTGATCGGCTATGAACGGCTGCGCCGCGCGCTCGCAGAGCGGCCCGGCCATCCTTTCCAACTGGCATGGCACCCCTTCCAGCTCAACCCCTCCATGCCCCGCGAGGGCATGGCGCGCGCTGATTACCTGCAGGCCAAATTCGGGCAGGACGGAGCGGTGAAGATGCACCAGCAGCTTCTGGAGATCGCCGCCTCCGATGCCCTGCCGCTTGACCCGCTGAAAGTGCTGCGCCAGCCAAACACGCTGGATGCGCTGCGTCTGGTCTATTGGGCCGGTCTGGAAGAGAAAGCGACCGCTGTGATGGAGGGCGTGATGGCGGCGCATTGGTATGAGGGGCGCGATATCGGCGATCCGCGCGAACTGGTGCGCATTGCGCAGGCGGCGGGGCTTGATGGCACGATGATTGGCCGCCTTCTGGCCAGCGATGCCGATTGCGACACGATTGCCAGCCGTGATGCCCATGCCCGCGAGCGCGGCATCACCGCTGTGCCGACCTTCATCGTGGCCAACACCCATGCCATCACCGGCACCCAGCCGAAAGAGCTGTGGCTGAAAGTGATCGACGAGCTGTCTGGCGCGCCTTCGGATGCCATTCTGAACTGA
- a CDS encoding multidrug effflux MFS transporter gives MTHMDHSLEQTARTLSLREFTVMLASLIATVAFSIDAMLPALSDIAAALTPEDVNKAQLILTSFVFGMGAGTFFVGPISDAIGRRVTIALGIVIYMTGAIIAISANSLEALLVARFIQGFGASSPRLVPMALVRDLYRGREMAQVTSIIMMIFIIVPALAPSIGAAIIAFSDWRGIFYVFCLFGTIGVTWLFLRQPETLPPERRRPLRLGALVAGASEVLRDRQVCLYIVIMTLGFSQMFAAVSSAEQLYKAYGVTDHFPRWFALGALMAGSFSFLNSRLVVRLGMRRIVSVAYRTQVVISLVMLALQIAGMPQSGWGFAVFFLYFTSVFAMAGVTFGNLNALAMQNVGHLAGMAASVITALSTVGSVMIAAPIGLAFNGTVLPLVIATFVCSGLAMLLMTRTQGEG, from the coding sequence ATGACCCATATGGACCATAGCCTCGAGCAGACGGCTAGGACGTTGTCGCTGCGCGAGTTCACCGTCATGCTGGCGTCTCTGATCGCCACAGTCGCGTTTTCGATTGACGCCATGCTTCCGGCCTTGAGCGATATCGCCGCAGCCCTCACCCCCGAGGATGTGAACAAGGCCCAGCTGATCCTGACCTCCTTCGTCTTCGGAATGGGGGCCGGAACCTTTTTTGTCGGCCCGATTTCCGATGCGATTGGGCGCCGTGTCACAATCGCGCTTGGGATTGTCATCTATATGACCGGTGCCATTATCGCGATCTCTGCCAATTCGCTCGAGGCGCTGCTTGTCGCCCGTTTCATTCAGGGGTTCGGGGCCTCCAGCCCGCGTCTGGTGCCGATGGCACTGGTGCGTGATCTCTATCGCGGGCGGGAAATGGCGCAGGTGACTTCGATCATCATGATGATCTTCATTATCGTGCCGGCGCTCGCGCCTTCGATCGGGGCGGCCATCATCGCCTTTTCCGACTGGCGTGGCATCTTCTATGTCTTCTGTCTGTTCGGGACGATCGGCGTGACATGGCTGTTCCTGCGTCAGCCCGAAACCCTCCCGCCCGAGCGCCGTCGTCCCCTGCGGCTGGGCGCGCTTGTGGCCGGTGCCAGCGAAGTACTGCGCGACCGGCAGGTCTGCCTTTACATTGTCATCATGACCCTTGGCTTTTCTCAGATGTTCGCAGCCGTCAGTTCGGCGGAACAGCTTTATAAAGCCTATGGCGTCACCGATCATTTCCCGCGGTGGTTCGCGCTTGGGGCGTTGATGGCGGGCAGTTTCTCTTTCCTCAATTCGCGCCTTGTCGTGCGGCTGGGGATGCGCCGGATCGTGTCGGTGGCGTATCGCACGCAGGTGGTGATTTCGCTGGTCATGCTGGCTTTGCAGATTGCGGGCATGCCGCAAAGCGGCTGGGGCTTTGCGGTGTTCTTCCTTTACTTCACCTCGGTCTTTGCAATGGCGGGGGTCACCTTTGGCAATCTCAACGCTCTGGCGATGCAGAATGTGGGGCATCTGGCGGGAATGGCGGCCTCGGTGATCACCGCGCTGTCGACCGTGGGATCGGTGATGATTGCGGCCCCTATCGGGCTGGCCTTCAACGGCACCGTCCTGCCGCTGGTGATCGCGACCTTTGTCTGCTCGGGGCTGGCCATGCTGCTGATGACACGCACGCAGGGTGAAGGATGA
- a CDS encoding lytic transglycosylase domain-containing protein, with protein MMRIKAAGTLLALITCAISVASSPAIAEGLRLSGASSSNRTQLFRNQTQLLDSRAAGQYEHSSRLRPDGKTITAAVIPSYTGKYRGKYMPIARAAAQKHGVPPDLFLRLIQQESGWNPQAVSHAGARGLAQLMPATAAKLNVDISNPEENLDGGARYLRMMYDRFGNWRHALAAYNAGPEAVAKYNGIPPYQETMNYVKVILGS; from the coding sequence ATGATGCGGATAAAGGCTGCGGGGACGCTCCTTGCTTTGATCACTTGTGCCATCTCGGTGGCCAGCAGCCCTGCGATTGCAGAAGGTCTGCGCCTTTCAGGCGCCTCCAGCTCGAACCGTACCCAGCTTTTCCGCAACCAGACCCAGCTTCTGGATTCCCGTGCTGCCGGACAATATGAACACAGCTCGCGCCTGCGGCCCGATGGCAAGACCATCACGGCGGCGGTCATTCCCAGCTATACCGGAAAATATCGCGGGAAATACATGCCCATTGCGCGTGCTGCGGCCCAGAAACACGGCGTTCCGCCCGATCTGTTCCTGCGTCTGATCCAGCAGGAAAGCGGTTGGAATCCGCAGGCGGTCTCGCATGCAGGCGCGCGCGGGCTGGCCCAGTTGATGCCCGCCACGGCGGCCAAACTGAATGTCGATATTTCCAATCCGGAAGAGAATCTTGATGGCGGGGCGCGATATCTGCGCATGATGTATGACCGCTTCGGGAATTGGCGCCATGCGCTTGCCGCCTATAACGCGGGTCCGGAAGCTGTTGCCAAATATAACGGTATTCCGCCGTATCAGGAAACGATGAATTATGTGAAGGTCATTCTGGGCAGCTGA
- a CDS encoding 3-hydroxybutyrate dehydrogenase → MSLNGKTAVITGSNSGIGLGVARELARAGANVVLNSFTDRPEDHELAKSIAQEFGVEARYIKGDLSKGAEARGLIEQAGTCDILVNNAGIQHVAPIDEFPVDKWDTIIAIMLSSAFHTTAVALPMMRKAGWGRVVNIASAHGLTASPYKSAYVSAKHGVVGMTKVVALETAKEPITANAICPGYVHTPLVEAQIPDTAKKYNMTEEEAVEKIILDRQPSKQFATVEQIGGTAVFLCSDAAEQITGTTISVDGGWTAL, encoded by the coding sequence ATGAGCCTAAACGGAAAAACTGCAGTTATTACCGGATCTAATTCGGGAATCGGATTGGGCGTCGCCCGCGAACTGGCCCGCGCGGGGGCGAATGTTGTTCTGAACTCTTTCACGGACCGTCCCGAAGATCATGAACTGGCGAAGAGCATTGCACAGGAATTCGGCGTCGAGGCGCGCTATATCAAAGGCGACCTTTCCAAAGGGGCCGAGGCGCGTGGTCTGATCGAGCAGGCTGGCACCTGCGATATTCTGGTCAATAATGCCGGTATCCAGCATGTGGCCCCGATCGACGAATTTCCCGTCGATAAATGGGACACCATTATTGCCATCATGCTCAGCTCGGCGTTCCACACCACGGCTGTCGCACTGCCGATGATGCGCAAGGCAGGCTGGGGACGGGTGGTCAATATCGCCTCGGCCCATGGCCTGACCGCCTCGCCCTATAAATCGGCCTATGTCTCCGCCAAACATGGCGTGGTGGGCATGACGAAGGTTGTGGCCCTGGAAACCGCGAAAGAGCCGATCACCGCCAATGCGATCTGCCCGGGCTATGTGCACACGCCCCTGGTCGAGGCGCAGATCCCCGATACGGCCAAGAAATACAACATGACCGAAGAAGAGGCGGTGGAGAAGATCATTCTGGACCGTCAGCCTTCGAAACAGTTTGCCACCGTCGAACAGATCGGCGGCACGGCGGTATTTCTTTGTTCGGACGCAGCGGAACAGATCACAGGCACCACGATTTCGGTCGATGGTGGCTGGACCGCCCTGTAA
- the mfd gene encoding transcription-repair coupling factor: MTHFVLSGAPEGYDAKLLVRELERGQSVIHIARDDRRLEAMRLALGFFAPQVTVLSFPAWDCLPYDRVSPNPEISAARMATLAALQSGVPGPFVLLTTLSAAMQKIPARQVLADNSFVAKVGGHLKDEALRGFLTRMGFSPVPTVSEAGEFALRGGIIDIFSPGESGPVRLDLWGDVLDGVRRFDPATQRTTEKLTRIELAPVSEVILDEASIARFRQNYRVEFGAGGAEDPLYEAVSAGRKHAGMEHWLGFFHDRMETIFDYIPEASILLDDQIPVLREARWEQISDQYDTRREAMTRRDRVDSVYKPAAPQLLYLDETAWDSILKPRRVLALQVLSAPPGPGILDAEARIGRSFAPERQMEDVSLFGALRDHVQTRLKQGPVVIASWSDGARERLKGLMEDEGLHIARLISDARQIGPGVNLTVWTLDQGFEAPPKGDDPALTVISEQDVLGDRLIRKPKKKRKADNFLTEAQSLSQGDLVVHVDHGVGRYKGLETVSALGAPLDCILLEYAGGDRLFLPVVNIELLSRFGHEDGLLDKLGGGAWQAKKARLKERIREIADKLMRIAAERYLRKASVLEVPHHEWEAFAARFPYSETDDQLAAIEDVVEDLKSGTPMDRLVVGDVGFGKTEVAMRAAFVAASAGVQVAVIAPTTLLARQHYKTFAERFRNTAINVRPLSRFVTAKEAAATRAGLADGSVDIVIGTHAVLAKAVRFMNLGLLVIDEEQHFGVQHKERLKEMRSDIHVLTLTATPIPRTLQLSLTGVRDLSVIGTPPVDRLAIRTYVSEFDTVTIREALLRERFRGGQSFYVVPRITDLAEIEEFLRNEVPEVTFITAHGQMAAGELDERMNAFYDGKYDVLLATTIVESGLDIPTANTMVIHRADMFGLSQLYQIRGRVGRSKMRAYCYLTTKPRMPLTPQATKRLRLLGSLDSLGAGFNLASQDLDLRGAGNILGEEQSGHIKEVGYELYQSMLEETISKLKSGELGEDVADGEWSPTINLGVPVTIPENYIPDLDVRLGLYRRLSQITTKVEMEGFAAELIDRFGPLPKEVNTLLLVIRIKGMCKRAHIGKLDAGPKGVTLQFHNDKFPNPAGLVDYLTTERDLAKLRDNKLIIRRDWSNDAEKIKGSFAIARDLAAKVREAEKGAK; the protein is encoded by the coding sequence ATGACGCATTTCGTTCTTTCCGGCGCACCCGAAGGGTATGACGCGAAACTTCTGGTCCGCGAGCTGGAGCGTGGTCAAAGCGTGATCCATATCGCCCGCGACGACAGGCGGCTTGAGGCGATGCGTCTGGCGCTGGGATTTTTTGCCCCTCAGGTGACGGTGCTCAGTTTTCCGGCATGGGACTGCCTGCCATATGACCGCGTCTCGCCAAATCCCGAAATCTCGGCAGCCCGCATGGCGACCCTGGCAGCCCTTCAATCGGGGGTGCCCGGACCCTTTGTCCTGCTGACGACGCTTTCGGCGGCAATGCAGAAAATACCTGCGCGTCAGGTACTTGCAGATAATTCTTTTGTGGCCAAGGTTGGTGGGCACCTTAAGGATGAGGCGCTGCGCGGTTTCCTGACACGCATGGGATTTTCGCCTGTGCCCACGGTGTCGGAAGCGGGCGAATTTGCCCTGCGTGGCGGTATCATAGACATCTTTTCCCCCGGAGAAAGCGGTCCCGTGCGTCTGGATCTGTGGGGCGATGTGCTTGACGGGGTGCGCCGGTTTGATCCGGCAACCCAGCGCACGACGGAAAAGCTCACTCGGATCGAACTGGCACCTGTCTCCGAGGTCATCCTCGACGAGGCCTCGATCGCCCGTTTCCGACAGAATTATCGCGTGGAATTCGGTGCGGGTGGTGCCGAAGATCCGCTCTACGAGGCCGTCTCCGCCGGTCGCAAACATGCGGGCATGGAACATTGGCTGGGGTTTTTCCATGACCGGATGGAAACGATTTTTGACTATATTCCAGAGGCCTCCATCTTGCTGGACGATCAAATTCCGGTCTTGCGCGAGGCGCGTTGGGAACAGATTTCCGACCAGTATGACACCCGTCGCGAGGCGATGACACGGCGCGACAGGGTGGATAGCGTCTACAAACCCGCCGCACCGCAACTTCTCTATCTTGATGAAACGGCGTGGGACAGCATCCTGAAGCCGCGCCGTGTGCTTGCCCTGCAAGTGCTCTCTGCACCGCCGGGACCAGGGATTCTGGATGCCGAGGCGCGGATCGGGCGCAGTTTTGCCCCCGAACGACAGATGGAAGACGTCAGTCTTTTCGGTGCGTTACGTGACCATGTTCAGACACGGCTCAAACAGGGGCCCGTAGTGATCGCCTCCTGGTCGGACGGCGCGCGCGAGCGGCTCAAGGGGCTGATGGAAGATGAAGGGCTACATATCGCGCGGCTGATTTCGGATGCGCGCCAGATCGGGCCGGGGGTCAACCTGACGGTCTGGACGCTTGATCAGGGGTTCGAAGCACCGCCCAAGGGGGATGATCCGGCGCTGACCGTGATTTCGGAACAGGACGTGCTGGGAGACCGGCTCATCCGCAAACCGAAAAAGAAGCGTAAAGCGGATAACTTCCTGACCGAAGCTCAGTCGTTGTCTCAAGGTGATCTGGTCGTGCATGTCGATCATGGGGTCGGGCGCTATAAGGGGCTGGAAACCGTTTCGGCGCTTGGGGCGCCGCTGGATTGCATCTTGCTGGAATATGCGGGCGGCGACAGGCTGTTTCTGCCGGTCGTCAATATCGAATTGCTCAGCCGTTTCGGGCATGAAGACGGACTTCTTGACAAACTGGGCGGTGGGGCATGGCAGGCCAAGAAAGCCCGCCTGAAAGAGCGTATCCGCGAGATCGCCGACAAGCTGATGCGCATTGCCGCCGAGCGTTACCTGCGCAAGGCCTCGGTTCTGGAGGTTCCGCATCACGAATGGGAGGCCTTCGCCGCGCGTTTCCCCTATAGCGAGACCGATGACCAGCTTGCGGCGATCGAGGATGTGGTGGAGGATCTGAAATCGGGCACACCGATGGACAGGCTGGTGGTCGGCGATGTCGGTTTTGGCAAGACCGAGGTTGCCATGCGCGCAGCCTTTGTCGCCGCCAGTGCAGGGGTACAGGTTGCGGTGATCGCCCCCACCACGCTGCTGGCGCGCCAGCATTACAAAACCTTTGCCGAACGTTTCCGGAATACCGCGATCAATGTCCGCCCCTTGTCGCGCTTCGTGACCGCAAAAGAGGCCGCGGCAACCCGCGCGGGCTTGGCAGATGGCAGCGTCGATATCGTGATCGGCACCCATGCGGTGCTGGCCAAAGCGGTTCGGTTTATGAACCTTGGCCTGCTTGTCATTGATGAAGAACAACATTTTGGCGTCCAGCATAAAGAGCGTCTGAAAGAGATGCGCTCGGATATCCATGTGCTGACACTCACCGCGACCCCCATTCCACGGACGCTGCAACTTTCCCTGACCGGAGTCAGGGATCTATCCGTGATCGGCACACCGCCTGTCGACCGTCTGGCCATTCGCACCTATGTCTCGGAATTCGACACGGTGACCATCCGCGAGGCGCTTTTGCGCGAACGTTTCCGTGGCGGGCAAAGCTTTTACGTCGTGCCACGCATCACCGATCTGGCTGAAATCGAGGAGTTCCTGCGCAATGAGGTGCCCGAAGTCACCTTCATCACCGCGCATGGGCAGATGGCGGCGGGCGAGTTGGATGAGCGGATGAACGCGTTTTATGATGGCAAATATGACGTGCTTCTGGCCACGACCATCGTGGAATCGGGGCTGGATATTCCGACCGCCAATACGATGGTGATCCACCGCGCCGATATGTTCGGCCTCAGCCAGCTCTACCAGATCCGCGGGCGGGTCGGGCGCTCGAAGATGCGGGCCTACTGCTATCTGACAACCAAGCCGCGGATGCCGCTGACCCCGCAGGCCACAAAGCGGCTGCGGCTTCTCGGATCGCTGGACAGCCTTGGGGCAGGGTTTAATTTAGCTAGCCAAGACTTGGACTTGCGCGGCGCAGGTAACATTTTGGGTGAAGAGCAATCGGGGCATATCAAGGAAGTCGGCTACGAGCTTTACCAGTCCATGCTGGAAGAAACGATTTCGAAGCTGAAATCGGGCGAGCTGGGGGAAGATGTAGCCGATGGCGAATGGTCGCCCACGATCAATCTGGGTGTGCCTGTCACCATTCCGGAAAACTATATCCCCGATCTGGATGTGCGGTTGGGGCTGTATCGCCGTCTGAGCCAGATCACCACCAAGGTCGAAATGGAGGGCTTTGCCGCCGAGCTGATTGACCGTTTTGGCCCGCTGCCGAAGGAAGTCAACACGCTGCTACTGGTGATCCGCATCAAGGGCATGTGCAAGCGGGCCCATATCGGCAAGCTGGATGCGGGGCCGAAAGGGGTCACACTCCAGTTCCACAATGATAAATTCCCCAATCCCGCGGGGTTGGTGGATTATCTTACCACAGAACGTGATCTGGCGAAGCTGCGCGACAACAAGCTGATCATCCGTCGCGACTGGTCCAATGACGCCGAGAAGATCAAGGGCAGCTTCGCGATTGCCCGCGATCTGGCCGCAAAAGTGCGCGAGGCCGAAAAGGGAGCGAAATAA
- a CDS encoding lipid-binding SYLF domain-containing protein: MISRRNLLAMGGAACGLAACGNGIGSNGGPQIDARVDATRDYLLNRYPGTQELMGKAVGVLYMPLVTEAGFGIGGSYGRGALRINGATVDYYAVTSASFGFQIGAQQYAHALFFMTPEALSGFRRADGWQIGADAKYALPDRGGSLGTDTTTSRAPVIALVFGQAGLIAGASLAGSKYTRIIP; encoded by the coding sequence ATGATTTCCAGACGTAACCTTCTGGCTATGGGCGGCGCCGCATGCGGTCTTGCAGCCTGTGGCAACGGGATCGGGTCCAATGGCGGGCCGCAGATCGATGCGCGGGTCGACGCGACGCGTGATTATTTGCTGAACCGCTATCCGGGGACGCAGGAGCTGATGGGCAAAGCGGTCGGTGTTCTCTACATGCCGCTGGTGACCGAGGCGGGCTTCGGTATTGGCGGCTCTTACGGGCGCGGTGCGCTGCGGATCAATGGCGCCACGGTTGATTATTACGCCGTGACCTCGGCGTCTTTCGGGTTCCAGATCGGGGCGCAGCAATATGCGCATGCGCTGTTCTTCATGACCCCCGAAGCCTTGTCGGGGTTCCGCCGTGCGGATGGCTGGCAGATTGGCGCGGATGCCAAGTATGCGCTGCCCGATCGGGGCGGCTCGCTTGGCACCGACACCACCACCTCGCGCGCGCCGGTCATTGCGCTGGTCTTCGGTCAGGCCGGTCTGATTGCGGGGGCGTCGCTTGCGGGCAGCAAATACACCCGCATTATTCCGTAA
- a CDS encoding extracellular solute-binding protein has product MTGAPALPDGFDHLPYANPDAPKGGALKLGEVGTFDSLNPWILLGRPATGISQYVTESLMARSIDEPFTLYGLLAESVDTDAARSYVEYTLRPEAHFSDGKPVTVEDVIWSYKTLGEHGHPRYRNAWAKVKDIRQTGPRSVRITFNAPDRELALLMGMRPILEKAQWAGKDFEATTDMVPVGSGPYVVDQVSNGRFISFKRDPDWWGKDVNFNHGLWNFDTIRHEYFKDGNVIFEAFKAGDVDAWREMSDARWQNNYNFAAAQSGEIVKDEIPHARPSGIDGLVMNTRNPLFKDWRVREALTEVFNFEFINKTLNNGAEPRVTSFFSNSELGMQPGPASGKVKALLAPFADQLAPGTLEGTPLPVSDGREMNRKNTRKALKLLEDAGWTVARDGVLRNASGQPFQFEILLRQGGGYGSGPYDPQSVVDIYVQALERIGVKARVTTIDDAQYVQRARNYQFDMTWYWRALSLSPGNEQMLYWGSAGVAQPGSWNYMGMASPAAEAMIRHMLAATDHDDYVAAVRALDRILTQGRYVIPAWYSKSTRLAHKSSLHYPETLPVYGDWPGFMPDTWWYEADK; this is encoded by the coding sequence ATGACCGGTGCACCTGCCCTGCCCGACGGGTTTGACCACCTGCCTTATGCAAATCCCGACGCGCCCAAGGGCGGAGCGCTGAAACTGGGCGAAGTCGGCACGTTTGATTCTCTTAATCCGTGGATTCTGCTTGGCCGGCCCGCGACGGGAATCAGCCAATATGTGACCGAGTCGCTGATGGCGCGCTCGATCGACGAACCCTTCACCCTTTATGGTCTTCTGGCGGAAAGCGTCGATACCGATGCGGCGCGCAGCTATGTCGAATACACGCTCCGTCCCGAAGCGCATTTTTCCGACGGCAAGCCGGTGACCGTCGAGGATGTGATCTGGTCCTACAAGACGCTTGGCGAACACGGGCATCCGCGCTACCGCAACGCCTGGGCCAAGGTGAAAGACATCCGCCAGACCGGTCCGCGCTCCGTGCGTATCACCTTCAACGCCCCCGACCGCGAGCTGGCCTTGCTGATGGGGATGCGCCCTATTCTGGAAAAAGCGCAATGGGCGGGCAAGGATTTCGAGGCGACCACCGACATGGTTCCGGTCGGTTCTGGCCCTTATGTGGTGGATCAGGTTTCCAACGGGCGGTTCATCAGTTTCAAGCGCGATCCCGACTGGTGGGGCAAGGATGTGAATTTCAATCACGGCCTTTGGAATTTCGACACGATCCGCCATGAATATTTCAAGGATGGCAATGTGATATTCGAAGCTTTTAAAGCTGGGGATGTCGATGCATGGCGCGAGATGAGCGATGCGCGCTGGCAGAATAATTACAATTTTGCCGCCGCCCAATCCGGCGAGATCGTCAAGGACGAGATCCCGCATGCCCGTCCTTCGGGAATTGACGGTCTGGTGATGAATACCCGCAACCCCTTGTTCAAGGACTGGCGGGTTCGCGAGGCGCTGACCGAGGTTTTCAATTTCGAATTCATCAACAAGACTCTCAACAATGGCGCCGAACCCCGCGTTACATCGTTCTTTTCCAACTCTGAGCTAGGCATGCAGCCCGGCCCTGCCAGCGGCAAGGTCAAGGCTCTGCTGGCCCCCTTTGCCGACCAGCTTGCCCCGGGCACGCTGGAGGGCACGCCCCTGCCCGTCTCGGATGGTCGGGAGATGAATCGAAAGAACACGCGCAAGGCGTTGAAACTTCTAGAAGACGCAGGCTGGACTGTGGCGCGTGACGGGGTGCTGCGCAATGCGTCGGGCCAGCCGTTCCAGTTCGAGATCCTGCTGCGTCAGGGTGGCGGCTATGGCAGCGGCCCCTATGATCCGCAATCGGTGGTCGATATCTATGTGCAGGCGCTTGAACGGATCGGCGTCAAGGCCCGCGTGACCACGATCGACGATGCGCAATATGTCCAGCGCGCGCGCAACTACCAGTTCGATATGACATGGTACTGGCGCGCCCTCTCGCTGAGCCCGGGCAACGAGCAGATGCTCTATTGGGGCTCTGCCGGTGTGGCGCAGCCGGGAAGCTGGAACTATATGGGCATGGCAAGCCCCGCCGCCGAAGCGATGATCCGCCATATGCTGGCAGCCACTGATCACGATGATTACGTGGCCGCAGTGCGGGCCTTGGACAGGATCCTGACCCAGGGGCGCTATGTGATCCCCGCATGGTATTCCAAAAGCACGAGGCTTGCACATAAATCCAGCCTTCATTATCCCGAAACCTTGCCGGTCTATGGTGACTGGCCGGGCTTCATGCCCGACACTTGGTGGTATGAGGCAGACAAATGA
- the hemB gene encoding porphobilinogen synthase, with the protein MTPLFPAFPHNRMRRLRRTAALRDLVQENRLSVKDLIWPIFITDVAGADVEVPSMPGVFRKTIEGAVRAAEEAAELGIPALCLFPYTDPAVKTELCEEAWNPENITNRVIREIKKHVPEIAIMTDIALDPYNSLGHDGLVKDGVILNDETVEALVKMALAQAEAGADILGPSDMMDGRIAAMRKAIEDAGYGRDVSILSYSAKFASVYYSPFRDAVGASGALKGDKKTYQMNPGNSDEALRLVARDLAEGADMVMVKPGQPYLDVCRRVKDEFGVPTFAYQVSGEYAMAMAAIRNGWLDHDKVMLESLLGFKRAGCDGVLTYFAPAAARALANGA; encoded by the coding sequence ATGACACCGCTTTTTCCTGCTTTTCCTCATAACCGTATGCGGCGTTTGCGCCGGACGGCGGCTTTGCGCGATCTGGTGCAAGAAAACCGTCTGAGCGTGAAAGACCTCATCTGGCCGATTTTCATCACCGATGTCGCGGGGGCCGATGTCGAGGTGCCTTCGATGCCCGGTGTGTTCCGCAAGACGATCGAGGGCGCGGTGCGTGCGGCGGAAGAAGCGGCAGAGCTTGGCATTCCGGCGCTATGTCTGTTCCCTTATACCGATCCGGCGGTCAAGACGGAGCTGTGCGAAGAGGCGTGGAACCCCGAAAACATTACCAATCGGGTGATCCGCGAAATCAAGAAACATGTGCCGGAAATCGCGATTATGACCGATATCGCGCTGGATCCCTATAATTCGCTCGGCCATGACGGTCTGGTGAAGGATGGCGTGATCCTGAATGACGAAACGGTTGAGGCGCTTGTGAAAATGGCTTTGGCTCAGGCCGAGGCCGGTGCCGATATTCTGGGGCCTTCCGATATGATGGATGGGCGCATCGCGGCAATGCGCAAGGCGATCGAGGATGCGGGCTACGGGCGCGATGTCTCGATTTTGAGCTACTCGGCCAAATTCGCCAGTGTCTATTACAGTCCTTTCCGCGATGCGGTCGGTGCGTCGGGCGCCCTGAAGGGCGACAAGAAGACCTATCAGATGAATCCGGGCAATTCCGACGAGGCGCTGCGTCTGGTGGCGCGCGATCTGGCGGAGGGGGCGGATATGGTGATGGTCAAACCGGGCCAGCCCTATCTGGATGTCTGCCGCCGCGTGAAAGACGAGTTTGGCGTGCCGACCTTCGCCTATCAGGTCTCGGGGGAATATGCGATGGCGATGGCCGCGATCCGCAATGGCTGGCTGGATCATGACAAGGTGATGCTGGAAAGCCTTCTGGGGTTCAAACGGGCCGGTTGTGACGGGGTGCTGACCTATTTCGCCCCCGCCGCCGCGCGGGCTTTGGCCAACGGGGCCTGA
- a CDS encoding component of SufBCD complex — protein MDFTNTIFALIDMHSFSSLWYWIMLAVCWSFAAHFAMGIPYDLVTQYRRNAETADDLVLAAGLSARRLIRFSQAKAALTGGWFFLTSFLLITGFGYGAELAQAAFLLGVPLSFVTIMTLYNAKLLLSLSENGQAEAIANFVHGARFRVQLLGMSVIFVTALWGMLSNLLSQTIRLW, from the coding sequence GTGGACTTCACCAACACCATATTCGCCCTGATCGACATGCACTCCTTTTCCAGCCTCTGGTACTGGATCATGCTGGCGGTCTGCTGGTCTTTTGCCGCCCATTTCGCGATGGGCATCCCCTATGATCTGGTCACCCAGTACCGGCGCAATGCCGAGACGGCGGACGATCTGGTTCTGGCCGCAGGGCTGAGCGCGCGCCGCCTGATCCGTTTCAGTCAGGCCAAGGCGGCGCTGACGGGGGGGTGGTTTTTCCTGACAAGCTTCCTTCTGATCACCGGGTTTGGCTATGGCGCCGAACTGGCACAGGCCGCCTTTCTTTTGGGCGTGCCTCTCAGTTTTGTAACAATCATGACCCTTTACAACGCAAAGCTCTTGTTGAGCCTGAGCGAGAACGGGCAGGCCGAGGCGATTGCCAACTTTGTACATGGTGCGAGATTTCGGGTGCAACTTCTTGGAATGTCCGTGATCTTTGTCACTGCACTCTGGGGGATGCTGAGCAATCTGCTGTCACAGACCATTCGACTTTGGTAG